The DNA window CGCTCGGCCAGGCGCAGAAAACGTCCAAACCAGGCGGTGGCATCATCGAGGGGCACCGAAACCTCGACGGTGAGTGCAAGGAACTCCCGGCGTAAGGTGGCCAGGTTGCCGGGCGTGTGCTCGCGGAACCGGCCCAGCAGCGCCGATGCGTCCGGTGCACTGAGACCGGTGAGGCGGGCCATCACGTCGCGGGCCTGATCCCGGAACAGCACCCAGCCGTTGGTCGGCGCCAGGATTTCGCCCACCAGCGGGGCCGCCGGCACCGCGGGCGCTTCACCGCGGAACGCCTGCATGCGCGCCGATAGTCCCAGGCCACCCCCGCGGTGTCTCAGCAACGCAACAAACTGGACCAGGTCCGCGAAACAGGAGATGCCGAAACCCGGGGCCAGGGCGCCGGGACGTCCCTCGAGCAGATGGATCCCGTCGAGGTCTCCGTACGACACCAGGGCGTAGGGTTCCATCTCACCCGCATCCCAGTCCTCATCGCGCCCGACCCACGCCAGCACGTGCAGTGCGTCAATATCGATGCGCCGGATTCCGCCCAGCGGAAACGAGTCGCGTGTGGACTGGATGAAGTGATCCCCCGTCTCGGGGTTTACCGTGTATCCGAACATGGCGCGCAGGGAGCGTGACGCGACCGCGATGGTCCGTTTGGTTCGCGAGAAGCCGAACGGCAGCCCCTCTATGGACGCCGCGTGCGCCACCAGGTCCCGAAACACGGGACTCTGGCGGTAGAGCCTTCCCAGCGAGCGATTGTCTTCCGACAGCTCGCGCAGTGACGTTCCGGGATGACGCGTTGCGATTCGCAGCGCCTCCTCGAGTTCGGCGGCCGGCACGTCGACCCGGCGCGCACCGATGCGCAACGCACGCGCGGCCGTGATGTGCTCCACCGAGGGCACGTAGCCGATACTCGCGTCGTCGTAGACATGGTTGAGCGTGGCCAGCACCCGGGGGCGCTGCTCGGGGGCAATCTGAAGGTCGAGGATACGTGTTTCCTCCACGCGGCCTTCAAACTCCGGGTCGAAGTGCGCGTCGAGCGCATAGGGATCAAAGACGGTGATCCCCAGCAGCCAGGCGCAGCGCGATTGCAGGGTCAGACCCGTGGCCGGGCCGATGTTCACGCCCGCGGCACGAAGCCTGCGCACGATCTCCTCGTATTGCAGAAAGCGATCCCCGGTTCCGAGGCGCTCGATACGTGCGAGTTCCGCTGCGACCACCTGTCTCAGGCCGGCGGGCGGCGCGACGGGGCCCGCTTCACGCGCCCGCAGCGCCGCATCCAGGCGCGCGCGCAGCACTCCGCGCTCCGCTCCCGCGCCATCGAACAGGGGAATACTTCCCGACGGCTCCACCGATCGTTCCGCGGCATCGAACAGATCCGGCTGCACCAGTGCCGCGATCAGCGCCGCGTTGGCGTGGGCCTCGGGCAGCCCGTCGAACGCATCGCTCATCTCCGCGGCCGTGCGCATTCCGTGCCCGGGGCGCGCATCGCCCACACGCGCATCGCCAAAGACCTGGTGCTCAAACGACGCGTCGTCGCCGGTGACCACCAGTTCGGCGAGTTGCGGCCGCGCGGGACCCACGAAACGGACGTCCTGTACCAGCACGGGGGGAACGCCGGCGCCACGCGCATCGGCGACGAACGCCTCCTGCACCGATGCCTCCCCGTCCGGGAGCCCGTCCCGGGATTCCACGAACACGCGGTCGCCAAAGACCTCGCGCAGCGGGTGGAGCAGGTGGCGAATGTCGATATCGGCGCGCGCGAGATCGAGCCCCGCGATCGCAACCACCCCGTCCCCCATCCCCTCGATGTCCTCCAGGTACACGCCCTGCCGCGCCTCGCGCCGGGTTGCCGAGAGGGTGGCGGCCGCGCACACGTTGCGCAGACCGGTGCGGTCCAGGGCAAGCAGGATCAGTGTCTGGACGGGATCGTCGCCGGATGGCGGGTTGCTCCAGTCGATGAGCAGGAGCGCGCCGTAGATGGGCTTGACGCCGACCTCGCGGGCCGCGCGGTGGAACTCTGCGAATCCGAAGGTCCCGCTGACATCGGTGAGGGCAACGGCATCGAATCCAACGCGCCGGGCATGCCGGCAGACATCCCCGGGCGTCGACAGCCCCAGCCCCAGGCTGTACGAGGACAGCACCCGCAAGTGGACGAATGGTCGAGTGTTACGGGTGGCCACCACCCCTCCGTTCCGCGCCACCACCCCGGAGACAAAGGTCGCTCCCCGGAGCAAACCAAGCCGCTAACTTCTTTTGTAGCATAGCAGTACAGGAACCCATCGTCAAGCGGAGAGAAACAGACAGGAGCCTCTTGTTAATTATTTCACATGTGACTACACTGAATAGTGAGCGTTCGCTAACCAAGGAGACCGATTGCCGACCTCAGCCCGCATGAAGAACCGCCCCGAACAGATCCTGCGCGAGGCCGCCCGGCTCTTCGCTTCGCGTGGATACCGGGGCACGTCCGTGCGCCGGATTGCGGAGGCCTGCGGGGTGAGCGAAGCGGCACTGTACCGCCACTTCCCCGGCAAGGAGCATATCTACGAGGCGGTCATCGCCTGGAAGGCGGGCCAGCACGACATCGCCGGGCACCTCGCGGGGCTGCGCGACGCCGCGGACATCGAGAGCGTGCTTCGGGGGGTGGCAGAGCACATCCTCGGCTTCCTCGAGAGCGATCCCGAGCTCCTGGCCCTGAAGTTTGGCGCCTGCATCGAGTCCGACGCCGCCGCCCCGATCCTGTTCCGCGAGGTCCGTCTCCCCTACATCGACTTTCTAAAGACGGAAATCGAATCCCGCACCGCTCGCGGAGAGCTGCGCACGGTGGACCCTTTCATCACCGCGCGCTGTTTCGTGGGCATGGTGATGGACTGCGCGCTCTCCGCCGGCGTCTGGAACCGTGCCGCCGGCCTCGATTTCGACAGTGCCGCCGTTGTCACCAACAACGTCCCGATCTTCGCCCGCGGCCTCCAGAACCATGCTTCGGCATGACGCGTACAGCCTGATGTTCGGCAGCAACAACCTCTTCTACAGCGATATGACCGCGAGCAAGTGGGGGCCGGGCGCACAGCACGACTTCCCGCTCGTCGCCACGCCGTAACCTCCGGGGCGCGGCGACACAACGCAAAACGGGCTACGCGAATCGCTCGCGTAGCCCGTTTGCATTTGGTGAGCCGCCCGGGACTCGAACCCGGTACCACCTGCTTAAAAGGCAGGTGCTCTACCTGATGAGCTAGCGGCTCCCGATTCTGGTCTTCTTCCTACAGTCCCGCGGCCGCCCCGCGCGCAAGCGGCATCTCCACCATGGCGGAGCGCTCGGGGCCAAGCGACACCAGATGGATGCGGCACCCGACCAGCTGCTCGAGCCGCCGGATGTAGGCGATGGCGCGCGGGGGCAGGTCTTCGAGTTGCTTGCCCTCGGTACGCGCCTCCCAGCCCCGGATCACCTCGTAGTGGGGCCGCACCGCCGCAACGTCGCGTGCGTCCGCCGGAAAAACATCGACGGAACGCTTGCCCGCCCGGTACGACGTGCACACCTTGACCTCGGCGAACGAATCGAGCACGTCGAGCTTGGTGAGCGCAATGTCGGTGATGCCGTTGATCTGGACCACGGTGCGCGCGGCCACCGCGTCGAACCACCCGCAGCGGCGGGGCCGCCCGGTGGTGGTGCCGTACTCGCGCCCGATCTCGCGCAGCCTGCGTCCCGGCGCGCCCTTGTCCTCGGTGGGAAACGGCCCGTTGCCCACGCGCGTGCAGTATGCCTTGAAGATGCCCACGATGCGGCCGAAGGCCGACGGCGGCAATCCGGTGCCGATGGCGGCACCGCCCGCGCTGCACGAACTGGACGTCACAAAGGGATAGGTCCCGTGGTCGATATCCAGCAGTGAGCCCTGCGCACCCTCGCACAGCACGCTCTTGCCGGCCGCCTCCGCCGCCCACAGGATGGGCCGCGTGTCGGTGATCATGGGCAGCAACCGGCGCCGCGCGCTCAGAAGGTCGTCGACCACGCGTGCCGGCGAGAGCGTCTTTGCGCCGCGAAGCTTCAGCAGGCGGTTGTTCTCGCGCACGCGTGCCGTCACCAGCTCGCGCAGCTGCGCAGGGCTGCGGCGCAGGTCCGCCATGCGCACGCCGTCGCGCCGCGCCTTGTCCGCGTAGGCCGGCGAGATCCCCTTGCGGGTGGTCCCGATGCCGCCATCGACGCGGCGGTCCTCGGAGTCACAATCCAGCGCGATGTGGTACGGAAGCACCAGGTGCGCCTGGTCGCTGATGTGGATGCGCCCGGCAAAATCCACACCCTGTTCGGCGAGCCCATCGATCTCGCGTACCAGCGCGGAAGGGTCGATCACCATACCACCCCCGAGTACGCAGGCCGTCTGCGGATACAGGATACCCGACGGCACCTGGTGAAAGGCGAAACGCTTCTCACCCACCACCACGGTGTGGCCCGCGTTGGCCCCACCCTGGAAGCGCACCACGAAGTCCACCTCGCGTGCGAGGTAATCGATGATCTTGGCCTTGCCCTCGTCGCCCCACTGTCCACCCACAACCAGAGTAACCGGCATGATTCCTTCCCTGCGCCACTCCCGGCGCGCGCGTCAAGGCCACCCGCAACGCGGGTGGTGACGGAATTCTCTTCGCATTGTTTCGCAGCGCGCGGGCGCGCACCGTCGATGATGCAGAAGGCGCCCGTGTCACCACGGGCCGGGTCATTATAGGGACGGGCGCCCGACGGGTCAACGCCCGTGCCTCGCCCCGGGGCCCAGCGGGCTCAGCGGTTCACCGCGTCGCGAATCTCGCCTCCGGTGAGCGCCAGTCCGATGGATTCGGCCACGTCCGTGGCCACGCGGCGCTGCGCATCCACCGTGGCCGCCCCGAGATGCGGGGTGAACACCGACCGCGGATGGCGCAAGAGCGGGCTGTCTCCCGGCGGCTCCTTCTCGAAGACGTCCATCGCCACCGCGCGCACCTTGCCCGCGTCCAGGGCCTGGAGCAGCGCGGCCTCGTCCACCACGCCCCCGCGCGAGCAGTTCACGATCACCACCCCGTCCTTCATGGCGGCAATCTCACGGGGGCCGATGAGCCCCTGTGTGTCCATGCCCAACGGGACGTGCATCGTGATCCAGTCGCTCCGGCGAATCACCTCCGGCAGTTTCATGAGTTCGACACCGATCTCAAGCGCCTGGTCGGCCACCACGAAGGGGTCGCACGCGAGCACCCGCATCTGAAAGGCGCGCGCGCGCAGCGCCACCTCCCGCCCCACACGTCCCAGACCCACCACACCCAGCGTCTTGCCGGCCAGCTCGACCCCGAGAAACGAATTGCGTTCCCACTTTCCCGCCGTCAGCGACGTGTGCGCGCGGGGTATCTCGCGCGCCACCGACAGCATGAGCGCCATGGTGTGCTCCGCGGTGGAGACGGTGTTGCTGCGGGGCGAGTTGATCACCACGATGCCACGACGCGTGGCCGCGGCGACGTCGATGTTGTCCACACCAACCCCCGCGCGGCCGATGAACTTGAGACGCTTCCCGGCCTCGATCACCGCCGCGGTGACTCTGGTGGGGCTGCGCACGATGACGGCCTCGAAGTCGGGGATCATCGCGCGCAGTTCATCCGGCGCCGGTGTTCCCATGGAGACCGTCTCGACGCCCTCGAACGACTCCAGCTTCCTGACCGCCTCGGCGGAAATCCCGTCGGTGAGGAGAACGCGGCTCATCGCTTGCCCGCACCACCCGCGTACGACTCGCGCAGCGCCGCGACACCCCTTCCGAAGGTGTTCAGCAGACCCAGGTCGTTGAGCGTCGCCTCTAGCGCCGAAACCACCGCGTACATGTCGGTGGCATCGTAGTGACCCAGGTGACCGATGCGCACAATCTTCCCCTTCAGCGCGCCCTGCCCGCCCGCTATCTTCACCCCGTAGTGCTTCTCCAGGTGTTTCTGGATCGCACCCGCCGAATCACCCGGCGTGCGCACCGCGGTGGTCGCGTTGGAAGGAACCGCGGCGAGAAGCTCCAGCCCCATCGCGGTCACCGCCGCGCGCGTGGCGCGCGCGTTGGCGTCGTGGCGGGCGATGATGTTCTCGATTCCCTCCGCGCGCATCATTTCCAGTGCCGTGCGCAGTGCCAGCACCAGCGTGATGGCCGGAGTGTAGGGGGTGTCCCCCTTCTCCGCGGAGGCAAGGGCCTTGAGGAGATCGAAGTAGTAGACCGGGTGCCGCCCCTCGCGCATGCGTGCCCGTGCGCGCTCGGAGACCGCCACGTAGCCGAGTCCGGGCGGGATCATGACACCCTTCTGAGATCCACCCACCACCGCGTCGAGCCCCCAGTCGTCGGTACGCACGTCGTGTGCGCCGGCGCTGGTGATGGCGTCGACGCCGATCAATGCGCCGTGCGCGCGCGCGATCTTCGCGAACGCCTCGACGTCCTGCAGAACCCCGGTGGCGGTCTCCGAGTGGGTGGCAAACAGGACCGCCGCGCCGGGGTTGCTCATGAATGCGCGCTCGACCGCGGCGGGTTGCACCACCTGTCCGTACTCGGCCTTCAGCGTCACCACCTTCATGCCGTACGCCTCGGCGATTTCGCGCCAGCGCTCGCTGAACTTTCCAAGCTCGGTGGTGATGACCGTGTCACCGGGACGCGTCATGTTTACCACCGCCGCTTCCATCGCGCCCGAGCCCGACGCGGTAAGGATGGCGACCGGGTTGGTCGTGCGCAGGATGTACTGCAGACCCGACATGGCATCCCGATGGGCCTGGCGGAACGCC is part of the Candidatus Krumholzibacteriia bacterium genome and encodes:
- a CDS encoding TetR/AcrR family transcriptional regulator, with product MPTSARMKNRPEQILREAARLFASRGYRGTSVRRIAEACGVSEAALYRHFPGKEHIYEAVIAWKAGQHDIAGHLAGLRDAADIESVLRGVAEHILGFLESDPELLALKFGACIESDAAAPILFREVRLPYIDFLKTEIESRTARGELRTVDPFITARCFVGMVMDCALSAGVWNRAAGLDFDSAAVVTNNVPIFARGLQNHASA
- a CDS encoding PHP domain-containing protein gives rise to the protein MATRNTRPFVHLRVLSSYSLGLGLSTPGDVCRHARRVGFDAVALTDVSGTFGFAEFHRAAREVGVKPIYGALLLIDWSNPPSGDDPVQTLILLALDRTGLRNVCAAATLSATRREARQGVYLEDIEGMGDGVVAIAGLDLARADIDIRHLLHPLREVFGDRVFVESRDGLPDGEASVQEAFVADARGAGVPPVLVQDVRFVGPARPQLAELVVTGDDASFEHQVFGDARVGDARPGHGMRTAAEMSDAFDGLPEAHANAALIAALVQPDLFDAAERSVEPSGSIPLFDGAGAERGVLRARLDAALRAREAGPVAPPAGLRQVVAAELARIERLGTGDRFLQYEEIVRRLRAAGVNIGPATGLTLQSRCAWLLGITVFDPYALDAHFDPEFEGRVEETRILDLQIAPEQRPRVLATLNHVYDDASIGYVPSVEHITAARALRIGARRVDVPAAELEEALRIATRHPGTSLRELSEDNRSLGRLYRQSPVFRDLVAHAASIEGLPFGFSRTKRTIAVASRSLRAMFGYTVNPETGDHFIQSTRDSFPLGGIRRIDIDALHVLAWVGRDEDWDAGEMEPYALVSYGDLDGIHLLEGRPGALAPGFGISCFADLVQFVALLRHRGGGLGLSARMQAFRGEAPAVPAAPLVGEILAPTNGWVLFRDQARDVMARLTGLSAPDASALLGRFREHTPGNLATLRREFLALTVEVSVPLDDATAWFGRFLRLAERAQDRQRILAECLLIHRALVFKHADRIRFFANLLDHTAGGEKRRRYRELLEAEGKWLGCDVNLSGRRHRVEVGKIRPPLWDVNGVTREVADTIIRMRGRGRYTSVDEFSCAAAEAGISFEVVDALVRVGAFDSVANGGQEGAEQPRQPSVPREPSEQMGMLFGTIQTSGTPHSYPTSDRSPIRKDGNSRAGFRVVTSMMEFYPHPSATPVELAGRIRNLHDYKTSSGKTVGFFELFDSSGSVRVFVPWERVVHKGEPVNDGSHAIVLGKVRMRDGRKVCDAMEIVVAEGGNGHGETPPDEPSKGDS
- a CDS encoding adenylosuccinate synthase, with amino-acid sequence MPVTLVVGGQWGDEGKAKIIDYLAREVDFVVRFQGGANAGHTVVVGEKRFAFHQVPSGILYPQTACVLGGGMVIDPSALVREIDGLAEQGVDFAGRIHISDQAHLVLPYHIALDCDSEDRRVDGGIGTTRKGISPAYADKARRDGVRMADLRRSPAQLRELVTARVRENNRLLKLRGAKTLSPARVVDDLLSARRRLLPMITDTRPILWAAEAAGKSVLCEGAQGSLLDIDHGTYPFVTSSSCSAGGAAIGTGLPPSAFGRIVGIFKAYCTRVGNGPFPTEDKGAPGRRLREIGREYGTTTGRPRRCGWFDAVAARTVVQINGITDIALTKLDVLDSFAEVKVCTSYRAGKRSVDVFPADARDVAAVRPHYEVIRGWEARTEGKQLEDLPPRAIAYIRRLEQLVGCRIHLVSLGPERSAMVEMPLARGAAAGL
- a CDS encoding alanine--glyoxylate aminotransferase family protein, with protein sequence MKTPRLFTPGPTAIPAEVLETAARPLIHHRTEAFRQAHRDAMSGLQYILRTTNPVAILTASGSGAMEAAVVNMTRPGDTVITTELGKFSERWREIAEAYGMKVVTLKAEYGQVVQPAAVERAFMSNPGAAVLFATHSETATGVLQDVEAFAKIARAHGALIGVDAITSAGAHDVRTDDWGLDAVVGGSQKGVMIPPGLGYVAVSERARARMREGRHPVYYFDLLKALASAEKGDTPYTPAITLVLALRTALEMMRAEGIENIIARHDANARATRAAVTAMGLELLAAVPSNATTAVRTPGDSAGAIQKHLEKHYGVKIAGGQGALKGKIVRIGHLGHYDATDMYAVVSALEATLNDLGLLNTFGRGVAALRESYAGGAGKR